The nucleotide sequence CAGTCGACCCGGAATCCAAACGCCGCCTGCGCCTGCGTCGCGGGGTCGAGTCAGCCGACTCCGAGGTCCCCGTGACCGCGCGGCGTCACTCACGCATGACTGAAAAAGAATCGGTGGCAGGACGATGAGATATCCAATCAGGAAACTGCCGCCTCTCGACGATCTCAAAGTCGCGATCGTGCACGAGTGGCTCATCAACTATTCCGGTGCGGAACGGGTGGTCGAGCAATTGCTCGCCATCTTTCCGCAGGCTGACCTCTTCGCACAGGTTGACTTCCTGCCTGAGGAACTGCGCGGGTTCATCAGTCATAAACCCGTGACGACATCGTTCATCCAGCGGTTGCCCGGCGCGCGAAAACACTACCGCAGTTACCTGCCGCTTATGCCGCTCGCTGTCGAGCAGTTCGACCTGACCGGCTACGATCTCGTCATCTCCAACAACCATGCGGTAGCCAAAGGCGTCATCACCGGTCCGGATCAGATTCATATCTCGTACGTTCAGTCGCCGATCCGCTACGCCTGGGATCTGACCCACCAGTATCTCCGCGAGTCAGGGCTTGATCGCGGGCTCAGGGGCTGGGTCGCGAAGCTGCTGTTACACCGTATCCGCACCTGGGATGCGCGCGCCGCTAACGGCGTCGATCGCTTTGTCGGCAACTCCGGATTTATCGCTCGCCGCATTGCCAAGGCGTACCGTCGGGAAGCCGACGTCATCTATCCGCCGGTGGATGTTGCATCGTTTTCGTTGCGTGAGCAAAAGGACGACTACTTTCTCGCCGCCTCGCGCCTGGTACCCTACAAGAAAATAGACCTGATCGTCGAAGCCTTTGCTTCGCTGCCCGACCGAAAGCTCGTGGTCATCGGCGACGGACCGGACATGGCAAAAATCGCCGCCAAGGCCGGACCTAATGTCAGAATCCTCGGATACCAGCCATTCGAAGTCCTCCGTGATTACATGCAGCGCGCGCGGGCCTTTGTGTTTGCCGCCACTGAAGATTTCGGGATCATCCCGGTGGAAGCGCAAGCCTGTGGGACACCGGTCATCGCTTTCGGACGTGGTGGAGCCACCGAGACGGTGGTTCACGGGCAGACGGGTGTCTTCTTCGAAGAACAGACGGTTGCGAGCCTGGTCGATGCCGTGCGGGAATTCGACCGCCTCGGGATCGCCTTCGAGCCGGCCATCATCAGAAACCACGCCCTTCAGTTCTCCGTGGAACGCTTTCAGCGGGAGTTCCGCAGTCTTGTGATAGACACGGTCGAGTCGATGACCGGTATGCGCAGGCAGCGGGCACTCCCGCCACAGGAAACGATCCCGCAATCCGAGGAAACGCCGTCGACACCGTCGCGGGCGGTCCGCGTCTCCTGACGGGTTCCGGGTCTGCATTCCTTTCGAAACAAAGCGCCTCCGGCTTCGTTTAATCTGCTTTACTCGCAAAGAGCCTGCTGCTATGTTTGCAGAGCCTGCGTTCGCACTATGGAAACCGCACTGAAACGACAACCGGCGGACTTCACCGAGGGGTCTGTCATCGGCTCCATTCTTAAGATGGGCCTCCCTTCCATGTTTGGATTTCTATCCCAGCACATCTATGCCATGACCGACATGTTCTGGGTTTCCAAGCTCAACGAGGGGGAGGCAGGCGTCGCCGCCATCACGTTCTTCGCGAACATGATGTGGTTGCTGTTTTCGTTCAACCACCTGGTGGGAACGGGTTCCGTTGCCGTGATATCCCGGCGGTACGGCGAACGCAATTACACGCAGACCGAAAAGGCCATTAAAGAGACGTTTCTCCTCAAATTCGGGCTCGGTGTTCCGCTTGCGGTCGCAGGGTGGTTTATTCTTCCGACCATGCTGAAGCTGCTCGGTGCAGAGGGCGAAACGCTGGCGCTGGGGATTGTGTATGGCCGGGTGATGCTGATAGGGCTGCCGGTTATGTATACCGCGTATTCGGTTTTCACGGCGCTGCGGGGCGTTGCGAACCCGAACCTCGCGATGGGACTCATGCTTGGTTCCAACTTCCTCAACCTTGTACTGGATCCGCTGTTCATATTCGGCTATCTCGGTTTGCCGGCCATGGGAATAAAGGGCGCGGCGGTGGCCTCGGTCCTGTCGTTTACGCTGACGCTCACCGTGGGTGTCGGTCTTTTTGCCACCCGCCTTACCAACG is from Candidatus Zixiibacteriota bacterium and encodes:
- a CDS encoding MATE family efflux transporter, whose protein sequence is METALKRQPADFTEGSVIGSILKMGLPSMFGFLSQHIYAMTDMFWVSKLNEGEAGVAAITFFANMMWLLFSFNHLVGTGSVAVISRRYGERNYTQTEKAIKETFLLKFGLGVPLAVAGWFILPTMLKLLGAEGETLALGIVYGRVMLIGLPVMYTAYSVFTALRGVANPNLAMGLMLGSNFLNLVLDPLFIFGYLGLPAMGIKGAAVASVLSFTLTLTVGVGLFATRLTNVRLRIAGAAPLGIASAWKIVRIGIPAWLGELSWSGSRLLLTPIVAAYGTPVVAAYGVATQWFSFGIMILVGIGLGLSSLIGHNIGGGKLDRAKKTADQALLLAISIMTVIGLLTFLFARQYVSLFFDSGETVEHGVEILRIFALSYPFFGIFIMLEHIHSGVGLNSPVMVLISIHAWGLQVIPSLLVTNVFGFDQTAIWVVLTCSGVVTSMLFYLYYRRGKWLTVSV
- a CDS encoding glycosyltransferase family 4 protein, which codes for MRYPIRKLPPLDDLKVAIVHEWLINYSGAERVVEQLLAIFPQADLFAQVDFLPEELRGFISHKPVTTSFIQRLPGARKHYRSYLPLMPLAVEQFDLTGYDLVISNNHAVAKGVITGPDQIHISYVQSPIRYAWDLTHQYLRESGLDRGLRGWVAKLLLHRIRTWDARAANGVDRFVGNSGFIARRIAKAYRREADVIYPPVDVASFSLREQKDDYFLAASRLVPYKKIDLIVEAFASLPDRKLVVIGDGPDMAKIAAKAGPNVRILGYQPFEVLRDYMQRARAFVFAATEDFGIIPVEAQACGTPVIAFGRGGATETVVHGQTGVFFEEQTVASLVDAVREFDRLGIAFEPAIIRNHALQFSVERFQREFRSLVIDTVESMTGMRRQRALPPQETIPQSEETPSTPSRAVRVS